One window from the genome of Lentibacillus daqui encodes:
- a CDS encoding KinB-signaling pathway activation protein: MNSRKWVRLFFTTLALGGAAGLITSFFVKTASYAEWLNPFDFFDLLGVLIFFIGLGFVFSLVSQTGFFAYLFINQFGLGIFRTFWPTVQVLLIAFVVFDLVYFPYNASDGNGSLITYIGIAAAILVYGWIIAKIKAKQTNQRAFIPALFLMVVMTTVEWVPGLRTSGMDYAWLMIVPLLVCNTYQLLILHHINKPDHKQVSSTKQPSRNTSAKAGKKGSKKA, from the coding sequence TTGAATAGTCGTAAATGGGTAAGGCTGTTTTTTACCACACTGGCATTAGGTGGTGCAGCTGGATTAATAACCAGCTTCTTTGTAAAAACGGCTTCTTATGCAGAATGGTTAAACCCGTTTGATTTCTTTGATTTATTGGGTGTGCTCATCTTTTTTATTGGCCTTGGATTTGTATTTAGTCTTGTTAGCCAGACGGGTTTTTTTGCGTATTTGTTTATTAACCAGTTCGGCCTGGGAATATTCCGGACGTTTTGGCCAACTGTACAAGTACTGCTAATTGCGTTTGTTGTCTTTGATTTGGTTTATTTCCCTTATAATGCCTCAGATGGCAATGGGTCACTAATTACATATATTGGTATAGCAGCTGCAATACTTGTGTATGGATGGATCATTGCAAAGATCAAGGCAAAGCAAACCAATCAGCGAGCATTTATCCCGGCATTATTCCTTATGGTTGTCATGACAACAGTGGAATGGGTTCCCGGGCTTAGGACAAGCGGTATGGATTACGCATGGTTGATGATTGTTCCTTTATTAGTTTGTAACACATACCAGTTATTAATTCTGCACCACATTAATAAGCCGGATCACAAGCAGGTATCGAGTACCAAACAACCATCAAGGAATACCAGCGCAAAAGCCGGCAAAAAGGGAAGTAAAAAAGCATAA
- the pdaB gene encoding polysaccharide deacetylase family sporulation protein PdaB, whose product MGHFYTFHLKWKSWTVIVLLALFTATFVWFERDGTFSIFSHEKQTAALSKGNKDEANIALTFDISWGEKKIHAILERLKEENVQATFFVSGEWAERHPEILEEITDGKHELGMLGYRYKSYLNQKPEQVKKDLLHAKEVFQKLGLDDINLVRPPSGQFDKEIIKLAENLGLTVVHWNVNPNDWKNPGTEAITDFVMKQTSNGDVILLHASDSVKQTNEALKTILPGLKNKGFHFVTISEFINQAHAKSKPIE is encoded by the coding sequence ATGGGCCATTTTTACACCTTCCATTTGAAGTGGAAAAGTTGGACGGTTATCGTTTTACTTGCCTTATTCACCGCAACCTTTGTATGGTTTGAACGCGATGGAACATTTTCAATTTTTTCCCATGAAAAGCAAACTGCAGCATTATCAAAAGGTAATAAAGATGAGGCAAACATCGCCTTAACATTTGACATTAGCTGGGGTGAAAAAAAGATACATGCTATTTTAGAACGTTTAAAGGAAGAAAATGTACAAGCTACTTTTTTTGTGAGTGGCGAATGGGCGGAGAGACACCCGGAAATACTTGAAGAAATCACTGATGGTAAACATGAACTTGGCATGCTTGGCTACCGTTATAAAAGCTACCTCAACCAAAAACCTGAACAGGTGAAAAAGGATTTGTTGCATGCGAAAGAAGTATTCCAGAAGCTAGGTCTCGATGACATCAATCTTGTACGTCCACCAAGTGGTCAATTTGACAAAGAGATCATTAAACTGGCGGAAAACCTTGGTCTTACAGTGGTCCACTGGAATGTAAATCCAAATGACTGGAAAAACCCTGGAACGGAGGCTATTACTGATTTTGTTATGAAGCAGACTTCTAACGGTGATGTTATTTTATTACATGCGTCGGACTCCGTTAAACAAACGAATGAAGCATTAAAAACCATTTTACCCGGATTAAAAAATAAAGGATTCCACTTTGTAACCATATCCGAGTTCATTAATCAGGCACATGCCAAATCGAAACCAATCGAGTAG
- a CDS encoding tyrosine-type recombinase/integrase, with protein MKKNDKPQLKKIRFHDPRHTAATDLINKGANIHSTSKRLGHAIIGTTFNI; from the coding sequence ATTAAAAAGAATGACAAACCACAACTTAAAAAGATCCGCTTCCATGATCCAAGGCACACTGCAGCAACGGATTTAATAAATAAGGGAGCCAACATTCATTCTACATCAAAACGTTTAGGACATGCTATTATTGGAACAACATTTAATATATAG
- a CDS encoding tyrosine-type recombinase/integrase codes for MVLMVKMALKTGMRKGELLALQWDDVDFPTNTISVFIL; via the coding sequence ATGGTGCTAATGGTTAAAATGGCTCTTAAAACAGGGATGCGTAAAGGGGAATTGCTCGCTCTACAATGGGATGATGTAGACTTTCCCACCAATACAATAAGTGTATTCATTCTCTGA
- a CDS encoding sodium/proline symporter, which yields MQTVIYIEIVLYLLAMLAIGIYFGKKDLTHNDYFLGGNKVPGWVLAFSERATGESAYMFLGAIGFIYVAGLSGIWVLSGMFFGVLASWLFLSKRFMMEQQKYKVNSLTDYIAVKFPRHADIIRWLASIVMVFFFVCYLAAQFSGMGKTVYSISGFSITWGTIIIAAIIIAYSCLGGFMSVVWTDAVQSFLMLISFIIVPIVAFMEIQNQGLSVSTELSLRGGGADSWTGGLNGLALGAMLFTNFSWVFGWLGGQPQLSSRFMAITTEKERVTGRNMAIIWTMIVYVGAFLSAIFASALYAQGTLADPEMILPHMIFDILPPWVSGIILAGILAAIMSTASSQLLVITTSISEDVIHKTLRWNITSRKLVHLSRFVALISGIIGIIISLKSESVIYSLVSFAWAGIGNTFSVVVLLIFFWKRVSGIGVIATIIVGAVSAVVWSLSPLEVIVSAKAATFFICLIVGIVFSLLYPDKKQKAGA from the coding sequence GTGCAAACAGTAATTTACATAGAAATTGTTCTCTATTTGCTCGCAATGCTTGCAATAGGAATTTATTTTGGCAAAAAAGATTTAACGCATAACGATTATTTTCTCGGAGGCAACAAAGTCCCCGGCTGGGTACTTGCCTTTTCGGAACGTGCTACCGGGGAATCTGCTTACATGTTCCTTGGAGCAATTGGATTTATTTATGTAGCCGGTTTATCCGGTATCTGGGTTTTATCAGGTATGTTCTTCGGAGTGCTCGCTTCCTGGCTATTCCTGTCCAAACGATTTATGATGGAACAACAAAAATACAAGGTAAATAGTTTAACAGACTATATTGCAGTTAAATTTCCAAGGCATGCAGATATTATCCGCTGGTTGGCTTCTATCGTCATGGTATTTTTCTTTGTCTGTTATTTAGCTGCACAATTCTCAGGAATGGGTAAAACCGTTTATTCCATTTCCGGATTCAGCATTACATGGGGAACGATCATTATCGCAGCAATTATTATTGCGTATTCCTGCCTAGGAGGCTTCATGTCCGTTGTCTGGACAGACGCCGTGCAAAGCTTTTTAATGCTGATATCCTTTATAATCGTACCTATCGTTGCCTTTATGGAGATTCAGAATCAGGGGTTAAGTGTTTCCACAGAACTTTCCCTAAGGGGTGGAGGAGCCGACAGCTGGACTGGCGGTTTAAACGGACTTGCCTTAGGTGCAATGCTTTTTACCAACTTTTCCTGGGTTTTTGGATGGCTCGGCGGACAGCCACAGCTAAGCTCCCGGTTTATGGCGATTACAACAGAAAAAGAGCGGGTTACCGGTCGAAACATGGCGATAATCTGGACAATGATTGTCTATGTGGGAGCCTTTCTATCAGCTATTTTTGCTTCTGCTTTATACGCACAAGGTACATTGGCTGATCCAGAAATGATTCTGCCGCATATGATTTTTGATATTTTACCACCATGGGTTTCCGGGATTATCTTGGCAGGGATTCTGGCTGCTATTATGTCGACAGCATCTTCACAGTTATTGGTTATTACAACTTCCATCAGCGAGGACGTTATCCATAAGACTCTCAGATGGAATATTACCAGCAGAAAACTTGTACATTTATCCCGTTTCGTGGCGCTGATCAGCGGTATCATCGGCATTATTATTTCCTTGAAATCAGAATCTGTTATTTACAGTCTCGTATCTTTTGCATGGGCAGGGATCGGCAATACATTTTCCGTCGTTGTTCTGTTGATCTTCTTTTGGAAACGAGTCTCTGGGATCGGGGTCATTGCAACTATTATTGTCGGTGCAGTCAGTGCTGTCGTCTGGTCCCTTTCACCGCTCGAAGTAATTGTATCTGCCAAAGCCGCAACCTTCTTTATCTGTTTGATTGTCGGAATTGTATTTTCTTTACTCTATCCGGATAAAAAGCAAAAAGCCGGAGCTTAA
- a CDS encoding IS1380 family transposase: protein MATLPQIPLDFNRQIKLSNDGGALSSDTGELLFREFDEKIGFFSTLTKHLKLKDDRRYYVHSNEQLLRQKMYQIIAGYAEDDAADQLTNDPVFTQVVGTDALASQPSLSRLFPRFDDESMEQLNQANQELLDKVHQYRNAKSIILDLDSTHADTYGDQEDATFNTHYGTIGFHPLVAFDGITGDFLKAKLRPGNVYTSNGVVDFIEPVINHYNEQFPETIPFLRGDSGFAVPGLYELCEDESVYYVIRLKSNPNLQRLADELHPSTVPTDVTKSEIYYEEAEYQAKSWSKPRKVIIQSVRPAGELFFTHAFFVTNLTDVFSPKDIVHSYQKRGTMENYIKESKNGFNLDRMSSHKFECNEVRMMLSLLAYNLTNWMRTLCFPEEQKNMRIQTIRTRIIKVASKLVKSGRSLYFKLASSFVYQSFFWKVLQRIQRLQLE from the coding sequence TTGGCTACTTTACCGCAAATACCGCTAGATTTCAATCGCCAAATCAAATTATCTAACGATGGTGGTGCACTTTCATCCGATACAGGTGAACTCTTATTCCGAGAGTTCGATGAAAAGATTGGCTTCTTCTCAACGCTGACAAAGCATTTAAAGCTTAAAGATGATCGACGTTACTATGTTCACTCCAATGAACAGTTACTTCGCCAAAAGATGTATCAAATCATTGCTGGATATGCCGAAGATGACGCAGCTGATCAATTAACGAATGATCCTGTCTTTACGCAGGTTGTAGGAACAGATGCTTTAGCTTCCCAGCCAAGTTTATCCCGGCTTTTCCCACGATTTGATGATGAATCGATGGAACAATTAAACCAGGCAAACCAGGAACTTTTAGACAAGGTGCATCAATATAGAAATGCCAAGTCGATTATTCTGGATTTGGATTCCACTCATGCAGATACATATGGCGATCAGGAGGATGCAACATTCAATACGCATTATGGAACCATTGGATTTCATCCTTTAGTTGCTTTTGACGGTATCACCGGCGATTTTTTGAAAGCAAAACTACGCCCAGGCAATGTCTATACTTCCAATGGCGTGGTGGATTTTATCGAGCCTGTTATCAACCATTACAATGAGCAGTTTCCTGAAACCATCCCGTTTCTGCGTGGTGACAGTGGCTTCGCCGTCCCGGGTCTATATGAACTGTGCGAGGATGAATCGGTTTATTATGTGATTCGTTTGAAATCCAATCCTAATTTGCAGCGACTTGCCGATGAGCTGCATCCTTCCACTGTTCCAACCGATGTGACAAAATCGGAAATCTATTATGAAGAAGCCGAGTATCAGGCAAAATCATGGTCCAAGCCAAGAAAAGTGATCATCCAATCCGTTCGTCCGGCCGGTGAATTGTTTTTTACGCACGCTTTCTTTGTAACGAACCTGACTGATGTCTTCTCTCCTAAAGATATTGTTCATTCCTACCAGAAAAGAGGAACGATGGAGAATTATATCAAGGAATCCAAAAATGGGTTTAACCTGGATCGCATGAGCAGCCATAAATTTGAATGCAATGAGGTTAGAATGATGCTTAGTTTGTTAGCTTATAACCTTACGAATTGGATGCGTACGCTTTGTTTTCCTGAAGAACAGAAAAACATGCGGATCCAAACGATACGAACTAGAATCATTAAAGTCGCCAGTAAATTGGTAAAGTCAGGACGATCTCTTTACTTTAAATTAGCCTCCAGCTTTGTGTATCAATCGTTTTTCTGGAAAGTATTACAGCGAATTCAAAGATTACAATTAGAGTGA
- a CDS encoding MarR family winged helix-turn-helix transcriptional regulator: protein MDNFYKFKQEFVPFQCRIVSHHNKFNVDGITSSQYNIIDLLERRGPKTTRSLSEELGISLSAVSKLVKKLIDKSLIIQERDQNDRRSYHHTITEKGHAFLRKAEKSRNEVMELIHKTLTKDELVAFTNICKKLNQISTSTNDEEEMK, encoded by the coding sequence TTGGATAATTTCTATAAATTCAAACAGGAATTTGTTCCATTTCAATGCAGAATTGTTTCTCATCATAATAAATTTAATGTCGATGGTATTACTTCATCTCAATACAATATTATCGACTTATTAGAAAGGAGAGGCCCCAAAACTACACGATCACTATCAGAGGAGTTAGGAATTTCATTATCAGCAGTGTCAAAATTAGTAAAAAAGCTTATAGATAAATCCTTAATAATACAGGAACGCGACCAGAATGACAGACGTTCTTATCACCATACTATTACCGAAAAAGGGCATGCTTTTTTGAGGAAAGCAGAGAAATCCCGAAACGAAGTAATGGAATTAATTCACAAAACGTTAACAAAAGACGAATTGGTGGCATTTACCAATATTTGTAAAAAGTTAAATCAAATATCTACTTCCACTAACGATGAAGAAGAAATGAAATAA
- a CDS encoding LysE family transporter gives MALFFTYVLAGLAVAMPVGAITVEMIRQGLKNGFMHGWAAGLGGMTIDFALILALYLGLASFLQFPFIQIPMWLIGAVFLFLIAYDSIKNAESDITLSGEKPTKSFGSSFRNGFLVAISPGNVVFWVSVFGAVLSDSYTSTGSTNFLIIAAGVLTGILLHDIGLLTIVATTRKVMNRSMIKGFSIIAGVVLMGFSGYFVYRFIIAILDVI, from the coding sequence ATGGCATTGTTTTTTACATATGTTCTTGCAGGGCTTGCCGTTGCAATGCCGGTTGGAGCAATTACAGTAGAGATGATAAGGCAGGGTCTTAAAAATGGATTTATGCACGGTTGGGCAGCTGGGTTGGGTGGGATGACCATTGATTTTGCTTTAATATTAGCCCTTTACTTAGGGTTGGCATCTTTTTTGCAGTTTCCTTTTATTCAAATACCGATGTGGTTAATTGGTGCGGTCTTTTTATTTTTAATTGCTTATGACTCGATTAAAAATGCAGAAAGTGATATTACTTTGTCAGGTGAGAAGCCGACTAAATCTTTTGGTTCTTCTTTTCGTAATGGCTTTCTTGTTGCGATATCACCTGGAAATGTTGTTTTTTGGGTAAGTGTATTTGGGGCAGTTCTGTCTGATTCATATACTTCTACTGGTTCAACCAACTTTTTAATCATAGCAGCAGGTGTCTTAACAGGAATATTACTGCACGATATAGGATTATTAACAATTGTGGCTACTACGAGAAAAGTAATGAACCGTTCAATGATTAAAGGGTTTTCTATCATTGCAGGGGTAGTATTAATGGGCTTTTCGGGATACTTTGTTTATCGATTCATTATCGCAATATTAGATGTAATCTAA
- a CDS encoding helix-turn-helix domain-containing protein gives MNVVINTNVENNERGLLPYPIILAANKGEPEAMKVVVLHYGSYMTSLSMRKLRDEQGITYWGIDEDTRERLRSKLMQSVLDFRI, from the coding sequence ATGAATGTAGTGATTAATACTAATGTTGAAAACAACGAACGTGGTTTATTGCCGTACCCAATTATTTTAGCTGCAAATAAGGGTGAGCCAGAAGCAATGAAAGTAGTCGTTTTGCATTATGGAAGCTATATGACAAGCCTATCCATGCGTAAGCTCCGTGATGAACAAGGAATCACTTATTGGGGCATCGATGAAGATACTCGCGAACGCTTACGTTCAAAGCTTATGCAATCTGTTTTAGATTTCAGGATTTGA
- a CDS encoding RNA polymerase sigma factor, which translates to MIEPDRTEWQVRCTFNAFCKRVLKNEAINIFNERKQRQAKEMTFSDLTPQEENELYTLDKQYEGEEGQSFQVAGKKVTPKLLAEALRTLPKEKRKTVLLYYFFDKSDVEIAELLNIPRSTVQYRRTSSFKRLKRFLEEHADECSD; encoded by the coding sequence ATGATAGAACCGGATCGTACCGAGTGGCAAGTTCGCTGTACATTTAATGCTTTTTGTAAACGTGTTTTGAAGAATGAAGCAATCAATATTTTTAATGAAAGAAAACAACGACAAGCAAAGGAGATGACATTTTCTGATCTCACCCCACAAGAAGAAAATGAGCTCTATACCTTAGATAAGCAATACGAAGGTGAAGAAGGACAAAGTTTTCAAGTGGCTGGAAAGAAAGTAACTCCGAAATTACTTGCTGAAGCATTGCGTACTTTGCCAAAAGAAAAGCGTAAGACCGTCCTATTATACTACTTTTTTGACAAATCAGATGTAGAAATAGCTGAACTACTCAATATTCCACGTAGTACCGTTCAGTATAGGCGGACAAGCTCTTTCAAAAGGTTAAAACGATTTTTGGAGGAACATGCAGATGAATGTAGTGATTAA
- a CDS encoding ABC transporter permease, with product MLKNILYVERLKLKRSKLWLLYLLGPLLGVCLAYINFFKNYDLFMQPGDNEWIEAWTQVALFMGPFVLPILVGVFTALVCRSEHVGGGWKQLLALPIKYSEIFLGKFLTVVKMVVISMVILLIFFIGFGYVQGIEGSLPIFSIFGFVIRGIFACLPLILLQLTISIRAKTFGIPLAVSIVFTLPAIIVASTPLGQIYPWTQPMLAMSPEDESPIQSYLLFYTLVIGTFVVLLIYGLRNFTKRDTF from the coding sequence ATGTTGAAAAATATATTATATGTTGAACGATTAAAGTTAAAACGCTCCAAGTTGTGGTTACTTTATTTGCTAGGTCCGTTATTAGGTGTGTGCCTGGCTTATATCAATTTCTTTAAAAACTATGACCTTTTTATGCAGCCTGGGGATAATGAATGGATAGAGGCGTGGACACAAGTAGCATTATTTATGGGTCCTTTTGTATTGCCAATCCTAGTGGGGGTATTCACGGCTCTTGTTTGCAGAAGTGAACATGTCGGCGGAGGATGGAAACAATTATTAGCCTTACCAATCAAATATTCGGAGATCTTCTTAGGGAAATTTTTAACGGTAGTAAAAATGGTAGTTATTTCAATGGTTATCCTATTAATCTTTTTTATAGGATTTGGTTATGTACAAGGAATAGAAGGCAGTCTTCCGATATTTTCAATATTCGGATTCGTGATTAGAGGGATTTTTGCTTGTTTACCATTGATTCTTCTACAACTAACGATATCCATAAGGGCTAAAACCTTTGGTATACCATTAGCTGTTAGTATTGTTTTTACTCTCCCAGCTATTATAGTTGCCAGCACACCTTTAGGACAGATTTATCCTTGGACGCAACCTATGCTAGCTATGTCACCTGAAGATGAATCACCTATTCAGTCTTACTTGTTATTTTATACACTAGTTATTGGAACCTTCGTAGTTTTACTAATATATGGTTTACGGAATTTTACTAAGCGGGATACTTTTTAA
- a CDS encoding ABC transporter permease, with the protein MRKILWAEQLKLKRSSLLIIVLLVPLLILAYELVNFTYRAEFVEKQAEMFGADSMWMYLLYDNSLLFGLGFPLAVTLTASVIANIEHQANGWKQTLSMPISRGKIYLSKFIWLTISLFLSVTIFLIGMVFLGKVLGFEGDIPWGLLIGDSYGMLITVLPIMAFQFWLSMTIKNQAFSILIGAISAIMGLFLAAAQTTRWLPLAYPSQVSTIILQYEGLGYNQDFSAFLVINLLLGIILMFIGTIHFAKQNVQ; encoded by the coding sequence ATGAGAAAGATATTGTGGGCAGAACAATTAAAATTAAAACGTTCATCGTTATTAATTATTGTATTATTGGTTCCATTACTTATCTTGGCATATGAGTTGGTGAATTTCACCTATCGTGCTGAGTTTGTGGAAAAACAAGCGGAGATGTTCGGTGCTGATTCCATGTGGATGTATTTATTGTATGACAATAGCTTGTTATTTGGACTAGGTTTCCCATTAGCCGTTACACTTACTGCATCTGTGATAGCAAATATTGAACATCAGGCAAATGGATGGAAACAAACCCTTTCAATGCCTATTTCAAGAGGAAAAATCTATTTAAGTAAATTTATTTGGTTAACGATTAGTCTATTCCTTTCTGTTACTATTTTTCTGATTGGAATGGTTTTTCTAGGGAAGGTACTCGGATTTGAAGGGGATATTCCATGGGGCTTATTGATAGGCGACAGTTACGGCATGTTGATTACCGTATTACCAATTATGGCGTTTCAATTTTGGTTATCCATGACCATTAAAAATCAGGCTTTCTCAATTCTTATTGGAGCAATTTCTGCTATTATGGGTTTATTTTTAGCAGCTGCTCAAACGACAAGATGGTTACCCTTAGCCTATCCAAGTCAAGTCTCAACGATTATATTGCAATATGAAGGATTAGGGTATAATCAAGATTTTTCTGCCTTCCTCGTCATCAATTTGTTATTAGGTATCATCCTAATGTTTATCGGAACTATACATTTTGCTAAACAGAATGTGCAGTAA
- a CDS encoding ABC transporter ATP-binding protein: protein MNDQILMTNDLTKKYKKHISVDGLNLRIERGQIYGFLGPNGAGKTTTIRMLLGLIKPTKGHIEIFGQSLKKNRLPILQQIGSLVESPTYYGNLTGRENLEAVRRLRDLPEKRVNEVLEIVRLSKVANRLTKEYSLGMKQRLGIAAAMLSNPDLLILDEPTNGLDPSGIQEIRELIKKLPEAGMSVLVSSHLLSEIDQMATQVGIINNGKMIFQDSIERLRQKQKPLLKVGVSDVMKANAILKEQGVKADLQNDFLWLAQTEPAFVSDINATLVHSGVSVYRLEEVKRTLEDIFLELTGTEGSL, encoded by the coding sequence ATGAATGATCAAATATTAATGACAAATGATCTAACAAAAAAGTACAAAAAACACATATCTGTAGATGGACTAAATTTACGGATTGAACGTGGACAAATTTATGGATTCCTTGGGCCAAATGGGGCCGGAAAAACGACGACGATTCGCATGTTACTAGGTTTGATAAAACCCACAAAAGGTCATATTGAAATTTTTGGGCAAAGCCTGAAAAAAAATCGTCTGCCAATTTTACAACAGATTGGATCGTTGGTGGAGTCCCCAACATACTATGGAAATTTAACTGGCCGTGAAAATTTAGAGGCGGTTCGAAGGTTACGGGATCTTCCAGAAAAACGTGTGAATGAAGTATTGGAAATAGTTAGATTAAGCAAAGTTGCGAACCGGCTAACAAAAGAATATTCTCTTGGAATGAAGCAACGTCTGGGGATTGCGGCTGCAATGCTTAGTAATCCAGATTTATTAATACTTGATGAGCCAACTAATGGTTTAGATCCATCTGGTATCCAAGAGATTAGGGAGTTGATTAAAAAATTGCCTGAAGCAGGAATGAGTGTTCTTGTATCCAGCCACTTGTTAAGTGAAATAGATCAAATGGCTACACAGGTAGGGATCATTAATAATGGAAAAATGATTTTCCAAGATTCGATTGAACGCTTAAGACAAAAACAGAAACCACTATTAAAAGTCGGCGTTAGTGATGTCATGAAAGCAAATGCAATATTAAAAGAGCAAGGGGTAAAGGCTGATTTACAAAACGATTTCTTGTGGTTAGCCCAAACGGAACCCGCGTTTGTTTCAGATATTAACGCTACTTTGGTTCATTCGGGTGTATCTGTCTACCGACTGGAAGAAGTGAAAAGAACACTTGAAGATATCTTCTTAGAATTAACGGGTACAGAGGGTAGCTTATGA
- a CDS encoding response regulator transcription factor — translation MTLKLEDHKILIIDDDQHILDLLITIFEKEGFQNVLTAATGAEALLMTTQNHPHIILLDVMLPDIDGFTLCGKIRLETDVPILFLTAKTTDLDKLQGFSFGGDDYITKPFNPLEVVARVKAQLRRSIQIPAQHTRKQVYDYGVFNIDPNTGRLIVNGARIECPTQEMKLLLYFCEHPNQILSKHQIYKDVWGELYGGDSTVMVHVRRLREKIEEDPSRPKWIKTVRGLGYIFETDVNEELL, via the coding sequence GTGACTTTAAAACTTGAGGATCATAAAATTCTTATCATTGATGATGATCAGCATATTTTAGATTTATTAATCACAATATTTGAAAAGGAAGGCTTTCAAAATGTCTTAACAGCTGCTACTGGAGCAGAAGCACTTTTAATGACAACACAAAATCATCCCCACATTATATTGTTAGATGTTATGTTGCCTGATATAGACGGCTTTACCCTATGTGGCAAAATTCGTTTGGAGACAGATGTGCCTATATTGTTTCTTACAGCAAAAACAACAGATTTAGATAAGTTGCAGGGTTTTAGCTTTGGAGGAGATGACTATATTACCAAACCTTTTAATCCATTAGAAGTAGTAGCTCGTGTGAAGGCTCAATTACGACGTTCTATTCAAATTCCAGCCCAACATACACGGAAGCAAGTTTACGATTATGGGGTTTTTAATATAGATCCCAATACTGGAAGACTCATTGTTAATGGTGCACGAATAGAGTGCCCTACCCAGGAGATGAAACTTTTACTCTATTTTTGCGAACACCCTAACCAAATTCTAAGTAAGCATCAAATTTATAAAGATGTATGGGGAGAATTGTATGGTGGGGACAGTACGGTGATGGTACATGTACGGCGTTTACGTGAAAAAATAGAAGAAGATCCAAGCAGACCTAAATGGATTAAAACAGTCCGAGGATTAGGCTATATATTTGAAACAGACGTAAATGAGGAGTTGTTGTGA